The Candidatus Mancarchaeum acidiphilum sequence ACCTCCCTCTACGCCAATCAAAAGGTATTTATAATTTATATGGCATAACTTAGTGTCAATCCTATAAGTCGTATTTTTAAATACGAGTATTAGCAAAGATAATAAACATGAATTTATGGTGCTTTTATGGCGGACGGAGAAATAATGAAGATGACTATGAAGGATATACACGTAGGAAGGTATATAATAATAGACGGAGTGCCATGCAAAGTGGTAGATATAGAAACGAGCTCTCCAGGAAAGCACGGATCTGCAAAAATGAGGGTTACCGCAATGGGAATATTCGATGGCAGCAAAAAGACCTTGTTGAAGCCAAGCGATGCAGATGCTGATGTGCCAGTAATAAAGAAGAAAAAAGCACAAGTAGTATCAATATCTGGAAATTCTGCGCAGATTATGGATTCTGAAACTTATGAAGTTTATGATCTGCCAATACCTGAGGAACTAGACGGTAAGGTAGTCGCAGGTTCCGAAGTTGAAATATTGGAGGCAATGGGAAAGAGGGCAATATCAAAAACAGTATAAAGGTGAATTTAATGGAATTAAAGATAGCAAAGAATGAAGACAATGAATTATTTAATAGGAAAAATGTAACCTTCAACGTAATCGGTTATGACGCAACACCCTCAAAAGAGGTAGTAAAAGAGGAACTTTGCAAGAAGATTAATGCACTTCCGGATATGACTGTAATAGTTAATCTAAGCCAGGAATCTGGAATGAGAAGGCTAAATGGGATGGCCCATGTTTACAGCAACAAGGAAGACATCGATAAGTATGAGAGAGATTACATACTTAAAAGAAGCGAAAAGAAAAACGCTAAAAAAGAAGGCGAAAAATAAATAATCAGTGGTATAAATGGCAAACGATAAAGAAAATAAGAAGTTCAAAGCTTATTCATCAGGAAAGATGTGCCCTAAATGCAACTCAAAAATGGCTTCCCATAAAGACAGATACGCTTGTGGTAAATGTGGATACACAGAATTCAAGCACAAAGAAGGCGAAAAGAAGGAGTAATCGCTCCGATTTGCCTCTGGAAAGCAGCAAACCTAATCACAATGAAGCTTGCCCTAATGAAGCAATCGAGAAACAGGGCAAGGATTCTTATAAGGCAAGATACATATTCTACTTTTTTTCCATTTTGCTTATATCAATAGCAATTGCATCAGTTGTACTGTATTACGATTCAATATTAAGCAATAACTCAGCTGATATAATCTCTACTATATCCATATCTCTTCTGTTCCCATCTATAGTAATATCATATATGATGGCCAAGGGAAATAATATAAGCGGTATAATAAAATCCTTAGGCTTATCAAGGGATAAGTTAAACTTCAAATACATCATTATAGGCATTGTATTATTTGCTGCAATTATGGGATTGGATCTTGCGTTCAGTTCAATAGCTGCATATTTGCATATATCTTTTCCCACAAATGTAAAGCAGGTTTTTTCCGGAATGCCCTTATACTTTTTGATTTTTTCATTCACTGTAGCACCAATAGATGAAGAAATTCTTTTCCGCGGTTTTTTGGTGCCAAGGATAGGTGTAATACAGAGTGCATTTCTATTCGCGATACTGCATTTTGGCTATGGTTCAATATCTGAGATACTGTTTGCTTTTATCTTTGGTTTAATGGCAGGTTATGCCTTTAAAAGGACCAAGTCGTTATACATATCAATAATAGGGCATATATTGGTTAATATGCTTACAATAATATTGCTTTTTGTAATTTAATCCCTAATTTGACAATATAAAAGCAATAATTTAAGTGTGCTTCAGGCAAATCAATTAAAATACTAAAAGCAAGATGATTAAAATAGATATTAACAAAGTGAGCGTGAAATCCCACCTGCTTTAGCGGTGGGATGAAAGCGAACCGCAAGACAAAAAGATATAAAAGTTTCAAGAAATAAATACATAAGAAAGTGAATGGCAATGGAACTGACAAGAGCCTATAAATTCAGGATCTATCCAGATACTAAAAGGCAGTCTGAGATAGATGAAAGGCTAATCCTTGCGCAGCAGTTCTACAACAAGATTCTGGAGAAGTCCATTGAATCCTATAAGAATGGAGAGGCAAAAGCCTCAATGGCACAGTTCAACAGGTTCGTCAAAGAAATAATCCAAGATGACAAGAGATACCTGAAACTATACTCGCAGACGAGATGCGAGATTGAATATAGGCTTCTCAAGGCATATCAAAACTTCTTCAGGAGAATAAAGGAAGGAAACAGGAAGGCAGGATTCCCGAGGTTCAAGTCAAGGGACCGGTACAAGTCAATAACATATCCTCAGTACAATGGGTCTTTCTCGATAAAGAGGGGCAGGCTGAGAGTCTCGAGGATAGGCACAATGAGAATAGAACTGCATAGGAAGATTGAAGGCACAATCAAGACTCTTTCAATAAAAAGGGAAGGAAAGGATTATTACGCCATCTTCACCACAGCAAACGAAATAAAGATTCCGCAATTGGAGGACACAAACCCTGTCGGAATAGATATGGGTTTGCATTCATTTATTGCGATGTCATCTGGAATGAAGATAGAGAAGCCAAGGTTTGTGAGGAAGAGGGCAAAGCATCTTGCAAGATGGCAAAGAAGAATTGCAAAGAGGGAAAAAGGCAGCAAAAGAAGGGAAAATGCAAAGAATCATCTACAAAAGGAATGGGAACACGTTACAGAGCAATCAGATGACTTCTCCCACAAACTTTCTAACAAATTGGTAAATTCAGGATATACTTCATTCGCAGTAGAGGATTTGCACATTCAAAACATGGCAAAAAACCATAATCTTGCGCAGGCAATCTATAATGCTTCATGGAACAAGTTCATCCAAATGCTCTCATACAAGGCTGAAAGTGCCGGCATGAAGGTAATAAGTGTAGATGAAAGAAACACGACACAGGAATGCAGCAACTGCCACTGCATAAGGGAAGGCGGCGAAAGGCTGACTCTAGAAGACAGAGTCTACAACTGCAATAGATGCGGTATGCAGTTAGACAGAGATGTAAATGCATCAATAAACATATTGCACAGAGCAACTACCCTCGGACAGAGGGGAAGTTACGCTCAGGGAGATATGGCCTCTGCGGTTCAACAGGAACTGAAAAGTCGCATCGCTGAACTGAGAACCGATAAAACACATCCTTTGCGGGATGCGGTGTTTGCATGAATGCAGAGGAAGCCCACACCGCTTGCGGGTGGAAGGATGTCACATTAATATTGGTAGGATCTGAATACCAGATTAACCTTGGTTATATAGCAAGAGCGGCCAAAAATTTTGGAATAAGCGAGATTAGGTTAGTCAATCCAAAATGCAATCATTTAGGCAAGCAGGCCATAAGGTTTTCAAAACACGCAAGGGAGCTTCTTGAGTCGGCAAAGATATACCAAAGTCTGAATGATGCAATTGAAGGTTCAGACTTTGTGATAGGCACTACCGCAATCTGGCACAAAGCAGAGGAAGCAAAGAGCAATATATACTCCTTAGATTCATTTAAGAAAAATTTCAAATCGCTAGGCAATGCCTCAATAATAATAGGCAGGGACGGCACAGGGTTGACAAAGGAAGAATTGGGGCTTTGCGATGCATCCATCTATATTCCTGGGAATAAAGAGTACCAGACATTGAACATATCCCATGCAGTCTCAATAATACTATATGAGTTGACCAAAGGCAAGTTTGATGATAATTTATTAAGTACAAAATATGCCAATACAAAAGATATAACCTCTGTAAGCTATCTTTTCAAGGAGTTTTTAAAGAATAACCACCATATCAGGAATAAACCGAAAGTAGCGTCTGTTTTCATGCATATAATAAAAAGGTCTTACCCTACAAAAGAAGAAGTAAACACATTAAAATCAGCATTTACAAAAAGGAAAAGTAAAAAATAAATTATTGAGGTTTTTTCTTTTTGATTATCTTAACCTTTGCAGGAGTGATAATTATCTTTCCAGTATCAATCCTACCAACATCTCCATCTATCTTGTTTACGTAATCCTTTATCTTGTCCACAAGATCCTTCAATGTTTTAGGTCTTGCCGACATAGAAGATATATCTAAAAGCAATATATTCTTTTTGTTAAGCTCATCCTCAATTGCAGCCAAATCATCTTCACTCTCTAGATTAAGGGGTTTAACATAGAAATCTGCAGGTTCGTTTAAAACATCTACATTTTCCATCTCTTGAGAATTCATGTAATCCTCTATATTTATCTCTTTTGAAACTCCAAGGTCCTTCCCTAGCTTGCCGAATAGACTCATATAATCACCACTATATACCTATTTGATATTGCATATTATTATTTTTAATACTTTCTATTTACGAGTGACTACCGATATCAATGCAAGCCTAAACCATATAGAGCGATAATTCAGGCAAGATAACCGGTTAACCAGTAAGTTTAAAAATATTAATTATTTATATTAAACCAATGATTAAAATAAAGAGGGTATACGATAGAATAGATATCCATGATGGAACTAGGATACTCGTAGACCGATTATGGCCACGTGGAGTAAGGCGAAGCAGTGCAAATATAGATTTATGGCTTAAAAATGTTGGCCCCAGTGATGATTTAAGGAAGTGGTTCAGCCATGAACCAGACAAGTGGCCCGAATTCAAAAAACGATATATAAGTGAATTAAAAACAAATCCCGTTTTTGATAAATTATTGGATATAGCGATGACAACAGACCCAATAACCCTTTTATATGCAACAAAAGATCCTGATAAAAACAATGCAGCAGTATTAATGGAGCAACTGAATATCAGGATCAAAAAGATTCAATCATTGACATATCCTGAAAAATAATCTAATCCTTAATTTGTAATTTAATTTATTCCCTCTATAAGCCTAACATGCTCCTTCATCATACACCTATTCATGACAAATAGAATCCCATTATCCTCAGCGTATTTCTCAGCACTTTCGTTGAATATGCCTTCCTGCAGCCAAAGTGCTTTTGCGCCTATGGAATGTGCCTCTTTTGCAATTTCCAATGCCTCAGATCCAGGCCTAAAGACGTCAACGACATCTACCTTAAATGGTATATCAAGCAAAGAGGGATAGGATTTTTCACCGAGTATCTCATCAGCATTAGGATTTACAGGCACTATCTTGTAACCCGCCTCCTGCATGTATTTAGGAATATCATGTGAAGGTTTCCCTTCTTCCCGTGAACAGCCAACAACAGCTATAACCTTGAAATTACCTAATATAAATCTCTCTCTTTCATCATCACTGCCAAATTCCATCAAATCAATATCTAGTGTATAAAAATGCATTTAATAGTATCTTATAAATAATATGCTGATGGAAGTAATAATAGATACAAGTTCATTGGTATTCAGCGCCAGAAATAAATGTGATATAATAAGCCGTATAAATAGCGAAATCCCTAATGCTGAAATATGTGTTTCAAAAGGGGTAATACGTGAATTAGAAGGAATATCAAAAGGAAATGGGGGGAATTCAATAGCGGCAAGAACTGCCATAGAAATACTTAAAAATAAAAAGGTTAAAGTATATAACAATAATGAATACGTTGATCAATGGATATACAACCATGCCTTAGAAAATAAGACCCAGGGCATTGGACAGGTAATAGTTACCAACGACACAGAAATCTATAATAGGATAAAATCAGAAAAAATAACAGTCAAAAAGTCTACAATTAAATGCTTTTTAAAATAATTTGGTGAAAAAATGTATAAAGTTTTCTCAGTAACTGATAATTTTAAGCTACCTCCATCTGAATTCGGAAATGATATAAATAAGGTGGCAACACACATATTGCAGGAAAAATATGAAGGCCTGCTAGATCCTGATGTTGGGATAGTACTGGCCATCTATGGAATCAAGGACATCAGCGATGGAATAATATATCCTGGAGATGCTTCAACACACCATAAAGTGAACTTCAGCATATTGACATACAAACCAGAGGTAGATGAAGTAGACATAGGAATAGTTACAGAGCTAGTCGATTTTGGAGCATTTGTAAGGATGGGGCCTATAGATGGATTAGTCCACGTATCCCAGATAACTGACGATTTTATCTCATTGGACAAGAAGGTAAATTCATTTGTATCAAAGAATAGCGGCAAGTCGCTTAAGAAAGACGATATTGTATACACAAAGATATCAACTATAAGTATGAAGAAATCTATAAAGGATTCAAGGATAGCATTAACCATGAAGCCGTATGGATTGGGCAAGGTTGAATGGATTTTGGCTGGATCAAAGAAAAAGGAATCTCCAAAGGGGGGAAAGCCAGCAGTTGCAGCAAAATCTTCTAAAAAGTAATAAAAGAGGTATTGAAAATGGATGAATTAGCGTGTAGAAATTGCAAGTTTATAATAAGCAGCCATAGCTCAAAGTGCCCAATATGTGGCTCTGATGATTTGACTTCAAAATGGAGCGGTTATATAATAATGCTAAATGTAGATAAATCAGAATTGGCCAAAACATCCAATATAAAAACAAATGGGGTATATGCAATTAGCATAAGGGACTGATTTTTAAAGCATTTAAAGAATTGGATTTCTTCCCTTATAAACTGGATTTATATATAAAAATAAGAATTAAATCCCTGCCTTTCAGGGATCAATCAACTTCTGAAATTAGCTTGCTTCTTCTTCATTGTGCTCTGTGTCGCTGTTTTCCTCACTTGCATTGCTTTCTGCAGAATTTTCGTATTCCTCGACCACATTCATCTTAGTGATCCCATCCACATAAGCAAATATTGCCGACAAAGCGTTTGCCTTTCCTATAAAATAATCCGCATTCTTCTTGAACTTTGGATCATAATAAAGCACAAATTTATCACCTTCCTTCTCTACACGCGATGGCTGTACACTATAGGTCTTTGCAAGCCCCTCTATCTTTTCTTTTTCATCCTTAAGCTGTCTTACAACTTCAACCTCATATTTGATGCTCTTTCCTGCATCCGGGTGGTTCCTGTCAACTACTACTCTGCCTGAGCCAACACTTACCACTGTTGCTACTGAATTATCGAGATTTATCTGCATTCCCGGCTGTGGGTCTATCTTATTCTCCCTGAACTGGGAGATTGGCATTACACCTATAAGGTCCTTCCTGCGCTCTCCAAAAGCATCTTTTGGCTCTAACGTGAAGGTCTTAGATTCGCCTTCATTCATATTCATCAATTCCTTTTCCAATCCTGGTACGACTGCATGCGACCCCAATATTATCAAGGTAGGCCCGTAATTAACATGTTCATCGTAAATATCTGCCTCTTTAGCTTTGTCCTTGTAAGTTGTCGATAGGACGTTTCCCTTTTCTGCATCATACGCTGTATAATTTATCTCTACAAAATCTTTTTCCTTGAAACTCATATTAATCACTTGCTGCAAAACAAAGACTTTTATTAATTAAAGTCATAAATATTCTTATGACATCCTATTTAAATCTTATTATCGCATTTATAAAAATGTATTGAATTATCCTAAGAGTTATACAGGATTGAACAAATTTATAAATATTTAAACTTATGATAAGAGAATGTCGTAAACCCTTATTAGGTGCATTGCCATATGAATGAAAAAAGCAAGAAAGTCATAATGTTGGTTGTATCAATAGTCATAGCTATGACATTCATAAGCTCTTATCTGAATTCCGACTTCAATTCAACAACCCCTACAGCCCCATCAAAATCTGCAGTGAAATTACAACCTGTGCCATTTTTTGGATCTGCAAATGCTATAATAAGGAATTATACCTCTTCGCTATACGTCTATGAGAATACCACAGATGTAACTAATGCATCGAAATTAACCTCTTTAAATAGCAGCTTGTCATCAGCCCTAAATGTAATACCAAGCTATGGAGAGACCAGCCTGCCAAATGGATATTATCTAAGATTAACGGGAAGTGCAGTATCTGCATCCCAGACTTTGAAAAAAGAGTTTGGCAATGAAATCATACTAAAATCAGATGCGTTGGTAAATATAATAGGAAATTATACATCCTCATTATATGTGTATGAGAATGTCACAGGTGCATCCAACCTAACCAGCTTAAACAGCAATCTAGCGTCTGCCTTTATTGCATTGGGAATAAATGACGAGTATCCAATTAAAAATGGGTATGATATCATAAAAGTCGGCAGCGTAAATAATATAACCGAATCATTAAGAAAAGAATTTGGCAATAAAATCATACTAAAGCCAACCATAACGGTTGATGCGGTCCCAATGACGTACTCGTCAAAATATGGAGATATAGGGATATACTTCAACGCCACTACTTTATACACACTAGATAACGTTTCAATATCAGCAGTCAATAGCACTATACCAGTAAGTATAATAGCTACTGTTACAGATAATGACAAACCTTACCAAGTGGTGCTTAAACCTATAGAATGAACAAGGTAACCTTCATGGTGAATCTAAGAGATATAGTTTACGAGTACGCAATTAAAAATGCATTTTCTTATGGAAAAGCTAATTTTGGGAGTGTACTAAGCAAGGCAATATCAAAAGTGCCAGAGTCAAAGAAAGATATGCAATTGCTGAAGGACACAGTAAATGAGGTAGTCAATTCCGTCAATGCAATGAGCAAAGAGGATATTAATAGAGAATATTCTAAATATGCTGACATATTCGAAAAAGAATACCAAGAGAAGTTAGAAACCACATCAAAAGCAAATATAAAAATAGAAGGTGCCGAGAAAGGCAACGTTATTACCAGATTTCCTCCAGAACCCGGTGGATATATACATATAGGAAATGCCAAACAGTGCATATTGAGCGACGAAATATCAAAGCTTTACGACGGCAAAATATACCTCTACTGGGACGATACGAATCCAGAAAAATGCAAGGAGCAGTATATCTCAAGCATAAAGGAGGACACTGCCTGGCTAGGGATAAAGTTTGACAAAGAATACTATGCAAGCGACAACATAGATAAGATATACGATTACGGGAGGAAACTTATTACTGATGGCAACGCATATGTATGCGGCTGCAGCCCTGAAGAAATCAACAATAATCGGCGCAATGGAATCGAATGCAAAGATCGGCTAAGGCCCACAGAAGAAAATAGGGAGCTTTTCGAAAAGATGATAAGTGGCGATGTGGAAGGAGGAAAGCTGATAGTTAGATTTAAGGGAGATATGAAATCAGAAAATTCTGCGATGAGGGACCCAACATTATTTAGGATAAATAAAGCGCCCCATTACCGGCAAGGCACAAAGTATTCAGTTTGGCCGACTTACCATATGAATACACCAATCCTAGATTCTATAAATGGCATAACCGATGCGATAAGAAGCAAAGAGTACGAGGTATGGGATTCAGTAGACAAAAAACTAATTTCATGTTTGGGGTTAAGGCAACCACGCATCCATTATGAAGCAAGGCTGAATATAGAGGGGACTATAACGAAGAAAAGACTTATAAGGGAATTTATAAACAAGGGATACATAAAGGAGTGGGATGACCCAAGGTTAGTCACGATATCTGCATTGAAAAGAAGAGGAATACTGCCCGAAGCTATAAAGAATTTCATCCTTAAATTTGGAATGAGCAGAAATGATACAACAGTAAAGATGGATATGCTTTTATCAGAAAACAAGAGGATATTAGAGCCAACAGTGCCCCACCTATTTTTCATCTCCAATCCACTCGAGCTACAAGTAGATGGAATTGATGCAGCACCAAAACTCAAACTCAACCCTAACGACAAGCAAAATCCAGCATACAGGGAGTACCCCAAAGACGATAAATTTTACATATCAAAAAATTCAATTTCCGATCTAGCAATAGGCAGCACGGTAAAGCTAAAGGATTTTATAAATCTGCAGCTGGTATCAATAGAAGACAAGAAAGTAACCGCCAAAGCCTTGGACGGCAAAGAACATTTCGATAAAATAATAACATGGACACCTTACAACGGGAAGGCTGCAAGTTCTATTCTAATACCTGGAGAAATAGTAGACAAAGCCGAAAATTATATACCAGAAAGCATCAAATACGTGGAAGGATATGCTGAAGGATATGCAACCGAATTAAAAGTTGGGGATATAGTATTATTTGAAAAATTCGGTTACTGCCGGCTAGATAAGATAAGCGAAGGCAAGTACGATTTTATATTTACTTCCGGCTGATTATTTCTTCTTTAGAACGGCAAACATATGAAGCTTGTCAAATGGATTAATGTCTATCTTTTCCACTATGTCAAAAACATCTTTTAGTTTTCGAAGCTCGTCTTCAAAAACATCCTCAGGTTTCCTGCCGACATCAATGCTTTGTGATTTTATTATGAAGTAAGCAATGCCGCCTTTTTTTAGGAAAATGCTGTTTGCTTTCAGTATACCTGATTGGTCTCTTGCGGAGACATCCTGGTATATCACATCACAGCTTTCCTCCTTTACGAGATTTTTGTAATTATCTATTGCCATAGCATCGCTCAATATGGGAAGCATATTGTGCCTCAGTTCACACAGATTCAAAAATTCACGCATGCTCCTTTTCGATATCTCTACACCATACAGTCTTCCATTAGCGCCTATTATATCGCTAACATGGCTCGAGGTAGTCCCTGTTGACACACCCAAGTAAAGCACGTGTGTACCTCCCTTTATCGCTATGGTTTTAAGCCCTTTCAGTATTGCGGCTGCCAATTTGCTCCTGTAAGGATTCCAGAGCCTGTATTCTATATTGTCTTTTTGTATTAGTTCCTCTCCATATACACGGTGACCGGTTATAAGATTTTTCGTCGCAAGCCTGCCATCTACTTTGAATATGCTATCTGATATATTAATAAATTCCATAAAACTACCTTAAAAAATAAAGGTATAAAAATTTAATATAACTATTTGTAATTAGCGCATTTCTCAAATCTATAATCGTGTTTAATATGGTGGAAGATATATTCATAAACAAATTTCTGGCAGACATGATCAATCTTACAAATACTACAGATACTGAGTATGGTTTAAAGGACTATCTTTCCAGGATGTTTGGCATAGAGAATATAACTGTAAAGATGTTTGATACTGAAAGATTCAACCAAAGCTCACTTGAAGCTTACATTTCCAACACGAAGAAAAGTTACATAGACAACGAAATAAATGAGTATTCTGCATTCCCCGAATTGCTTAACTACCGCAATAATGGGTATAGCAGCTGTCTTATTGCACCAATAAAGGTGGACAATAGGGTTATAGGAGAAGTAAACCTGTTTTCCACACATCCAAATAAATTCACCCCAGACATATCAAGCCTTATAGAGTTGAGCGTCACCCTTTTTGGTCTTAACTTGTATTATAGTTCTGAAAAGAAGAAAGTAGAGCGGATAACAAGCTACTTTGATGCATCATTTAACTCATCAGTCCCTCAGGCATTAGTCAACTCAGCAGGAGATATCCTGAAGTTCAATAAGCAATTCGTAAATCTAATAGGAAGTTATCCAGAGGACAAGAAAATAGCAAGCGCAATAGGGGTGAACTTTTCGGACCTGTATGATCTTACAGATGGAAAATACATCCAGAAAGCAATAAAAAATGGCAAACCTGTTAGAATAAACTCATACAAGATAAGGGATTCTCTGATACATATAACATTAATCGATCAATCAGAGCATGAACTACTTAGCTCTATAAATTCCGCAATCAACCTGCAAAACCAATTCTTGATTCTAATATTGGACGATAAATTGGATATAAGAAATTTTGCAGGATCTCTATATGACAAGTTCAATGAGATACATGACCTGTTGACCGGAAAAAACCTAAATAGCTTCGTAGGAGAGGCTAATGGAAAGCTGATTGACGAGTCTCTAAAAAATCAGCAGTCCTTCAAATCTACCTTGCAAATTGAATTCCCAAACAAGTCAATAAATGGGAGGATATCAATAGAAAAATGTTCAATGGGCTATGCGGCGATGATAACCAACATAGAGAAAGAGCTGTATGCAGAAAACCTTGATAATACCTTAGACGATTTCATAAACACAACAACGGACATGATAATAAAGGTTAATGAATTTGGCTATATAGAAGACTGCAATGATCCCACTGTAAAAAACCTTGGTTATCCGGATAAATCCGGCTTAATAGGAAAGGAAATAAAATCGATATACTACGAGGGAGATTTAGAAACTTTCGATACAAATTTCTCATTTATCCGCAAAGGGGAGCCGATAAACTCGATAAGCTCCAACATGATAAAAAGGGATGGAGATTCAATACCTGTAATTTACTCAATAAGAAGGATTGATGACAAATCCAGCCAAAAATATATTTTAATAATACATAGCTTGGAGACTAAAAGGGAGCTCCAAGACATGGAGAGCAAACTTCACAAATCAGATATCCAAGCAAAGCACTTCAAGAGTGCAAGTGACCTAAAGTCAGAGTTCATATATGACATAACCCATGAGCTTAAGACCCCTCTGACAAATATAAAGGGATTTGCCAAGCTGATGAAAGACGGAGAATTCGGACAGATCAATGAAGACCAAGCCAGTTATCTAGATACAATACTTGAAGAATCTGATAGGCTTATGCTCATAATATCACAAGTCCTCGATGCGGCGAAGTTGGAGGCAGACAAGGTAAAGCTGGATGTAAGAGAGGTTAACCTAAAGGAGCTCTACTCAAACCCTAGCAT is a genomic window containing:
- the gltX gene encoding glutamate--tRNA ligase, with translation MNKVTFMVNLRDIVYEYAIKNAFSYGKANFGSVLSKAISKVPESKKDMQLLKDTVNEVVNSVNAMSKEDINREYSKYADIFEKEYQEKLETTSKANIKIEGAEKGNVITRFPPEPGGYIHIGNAKQCILSDEISKLYDGKIYLYWDDTNPEKCKEQYISSIKEDTAWLGIKFDKEYYASDNIDKIYDYGRKLITDGNAYVCGCSPEEINNNRRNGIECKDRLRPTEENRELFEKMISGDVEGGKLIVRFKGDMKSENSAMRDPTLFRINKAPHYRQGTKYSVWPTYHMNTPILDSINGITDAIRSKEYEVWDSVDKKLISCLGLRQPRIHYEARLNIEGTITKKRLIREFINKGYIKEWDDPRLVTISALKRRGILPEAIKNFILKFGMSRNDTTVKMDMLLSENKRILEPTVPHLFFISNPLELQVDGIDAAPKLKLNPNDKQNPAYREYPKDDKFYISKNSISDLAIGSTVKLKDFINLQLVSIEDKKVTAKALDGKEHFDKIITWTPYNGKAASSILIPGEIVDKAENYIPESIKYVEGYAEGYATELKVGDIVLFEKFGYCRLDKISEGKYDFIFTSG
- a CDS encoding fibrillarin-like rRNA/tRNA 2'-O-methyltransferase; this translates as MEFINISDSIFKVDGRLATKNLITGHRVYGEELIQKDNIEYRLWNPYRSKLAAAILKGLKTIAIKGGTHVLYLGVSTGTTSSHVSDIIGANGRLYGVEISKRSMREFLNLCELRHNMLPILSDAMAIDNYKNLVKEESCDVIYQDVSARDQSGILKANSIFLKKGGIAYFIIKSQSIDVGRKPEDVFEDELRKLKDVFDIVEKIDINPFDKLHMFAVLKKK
- a CDS encoding PAS domain-containing sensor histidine kinase, with translation MVEDIFINKFLADMINLTNTTDTEYGLKDYLSRMFGIENITVKMFDTERFNQSSLEAYISNTKKSYIDNEINEYSAFPELLNYRNNGYSSCLIAPIKVDNRVIGEVNLFSTHPNKFTPDISSLIELSVTLFGLNLYYSSEKKKVERITSYFDASFNSSVPQALVNSAGDILKFNKQFVNLIGSYPEDKKIASAIGVNFSDLYDLTDGKYIQKAIKNGKPVRINSYKIRDSLIHITLIDQSEHELLSSINSAINLQNQFLILILDDKLDIRNFAGSLYDKFNEIHDLLTGKNLNSFVGEANGKLIDESLKNQQSFKSTLQIEFPNKSINGRISIEKCSMGYAAMITNIEKELYAENLDNTLDDFINTTTDMIIKVNEFGYIEDCNDPTVKNLGYPDKSGLIGKEIKSIYYEGDLETFDTNFSFIRKGEPINSISSNMIKRDGDSIPVIYSIRRIDDKSSQKYILIIHSLETKRELQDMESKLHKSDIQAKHFKSASDLKSEFIYDITHELKTPLTNIKGFAKLMKDGEFGQINEDQASYLDTILEESDRLMLIISQVLDAAKLEADKVKLDVREVNLKELYSNPSIKSMEEAAKNKGLSFTWDIAYDVPNIDADLNRLIQVLVNLIGNSIKFTESGGITVKIFKKSRKSVQFEVNDTGIGISDEDKRKIFKKFYQAPKRGLVKPDGTGTGLGLAITKDIVSLHGGKIRFDSKLGKGTKFWFTLPITYKNKASNKA